Below is a window of Candidatus Ancaeobacter aquaticus DNA.
AATCTCTGTAGAATGTGATTTTCATACAGATAAGATGGATGATGCTATGCTGATTAACCTTATCAAACTATTTGATGCAAAAAATACATTAGGAGATATACGCCGTATTATGAATAAAAAGTATCCGGTAAAATTATCTAAAAGAGAATTTTATGAACTTATCTGGATTTTTTACCATAACGATATCATTGTCATTAAAAATCAAAATTAACTCCCATACTAATGTCAAAACACAAAATACTTAAATCTGCTCTTACTGTCGGATCAATGACAACCCTTTCACGGATATTCGGGTATATTCGTGATCTGACGCTTGCCGCACTCCTTGGTGCGGGTTTCAGCATGGATGCATTTACCGTCGCATTCCGCATTGCAAATCTCCTGAGACGATTAGTCGCTGAAGGGTCTATGACAGCGGCATTTATTCCTGTTTTTACTAAATATAAATCTGAGAACGAGCAAAAAAAAGTGTGGGATTTTGCCAATAAAATGTTTTTTACGTTAGCATTTATTCTTACAATCACCGTAGTTTTAGCAATTATCTTTGCTCCTTTTATTGTTAAATGCATGGCTCCCGGATTTGAAGAAACGCCCGGTAAAACAGCTGCAACAATACTCTTAAATCGTATCATGGCGCCATACATACTCTTTATTGGCCTTGCAGCGCTTGCTATGGGTATTTTAAATTCACTGGGACGGTTCGCCATACCCTCTTTTGCACCTGTACTATTAAATATCTCAGTCATCACATGCACCTTGCTTTTTTCATCATATTTTAAGGAACCGGCGATCGCTACCGCGATTGGGGCTTTAATTGGCGGCATACTCCAGATTGCAATACAGTTACCGCTTCTCAAAAAATACGGTATGTCATTTCGGTTCAATATCTCTTTTACTCATCCGGCAATAAAGAAAGTTGGTAAACTCATTGTTCCCGGCGTATTTGGCGCAGGTGTCACACAAATTCAGCTTTTGATCGGTTCTCTTTTAGCATCATTTCTTGCACAAGGCGCTGTTTCGAGTTTATATTATTCTGATCGTGTTATGGAGCTCACACTCGGTATACTGGTTATATCTCTTGCGACCGTTACATTACCGGAAATGTCCAAAAGAGC
It encodes the following:
- the murJ gene encoding murein biosynthesis integral membrane protein MurJ, with the translated sequence MSKHKILKSALTVGSMTTLSRIFGYIRDLTLAALLGAGFSMDAFTVAFRIANLLRRLVAEGSMTAAFIPVFTKYKSENEQKKVWDFANKMFFTLAFILTITVVLAIIFAPFIVKCMAPGFEETPGKTAATILLNRIMAPYILFIGLAALAMGILNSLGRFAIPSFAPVLLNISVITCTLLFSSYFKEPAIATAIGALIGGILQIAIQLPLLKKYGMSFRFNISFTHPAIKKVGKLIVPGVFGAGVTQIQLLIGSLLASFLAQGAVSSLYYSDRVMELTLGILVISLATVTLPEMSKRAAKNDINGVKDIVTFSLRLISFGTIPAVFGLIALRTPIIKVLFEHGKFTAADTEATAYALIFYSIGLFFFAGIKVIAPAFYAFHDIKTPVKIAWVSLTVNVVTALVFMHPLKQGGIALGLSIAACVNCLLLLYVFNKRYGTINLKALGFLIVKIMCASTVMAFVCVGIIHLTNFYSHTSILYQVLSLFSAITGGLVTYIVFSFIFRCNEIKDIKKLMSLRKEE